The following coding sequences lie in one Pseudomonas monsensis genomic window:
- a CDS encoding TniQ family protein, whose amino-acid sequence MVSRCFWHEEVRPVGQKWPWVPVMQRDELFSSWFIRCALCNACDAVEMARYIWPKRRIWTGDCDLSICSLCLSDLQDRSGISASALIGSSLVPICESMGLKLPPVGITPWVLSLGERNLRRAGGLQYCPCCFAESPFYRLQWRLAWYSCCPDHGVKLRDSCPHCSAAISPHRLDYQARTLARCHECAGLLSAVDIQDGGADEIELIRQADLILQGRPVGLTWPAMPVAEGFSFLKGLFRLVRVLANSPSAAGKQFLAAVDVDSASLTTSLDVGLKLECLSSSERSHFLSAVSRILLAGADRFRTAAENAQLCPSIRDAVVSSDEPYLAQLLPQRPRRGYVRTLPALCPSPKSPRSVLKAWLRFKRKMLRTEGRL is encoded by the coding sequence ATGGTCTCCCGATGCTTCTGGCATGAGGAAGTACGTCCAGTAGGCCAGAAGTGGCCATGGGTACCGGTCATGCAGCGTGACGAGCTGTTTTCTTCGTGGTTTATCCGTTGCGCCTTATGCAATGCCTGCGATGCGGTGGAGATGGCGCGCTATATCTGGCCAAAGCGTCGGATATGGACTGGAGATTGTGATTTGAGCATCTGTTCATTGTGTCTGAGCGATCTGCAAGATCGCTCCGGCATTTCCGCCTCGGCGCTTATCGGTTCCTCATTGGTTCCAATCTGCGAGTCGATGGGGCTGAAACTTCCTCCAGTGGGCATTACGCCTTGGGTGCTGTCACTGGGAGAGAGAAATTTGCGTCGAGCCGGTGGTTTGCAGTATTGCCCCTGCTGTTTTGCTGAGTCGCCTTTCTACCGGCTTCAATGGCGGCTGGCTTGGTACTCCTGTTGTCCTGATCATGGAGTAAAACTTCGCGATAGTTGCCCCCACTGTTCCGCTGCCATATCCCCCCACCGGCTTGATTATCAGGCTCGTACCCTTGCGCGGTGCCATGAGTGCGCTGGGTTGTTGTCTGCGGTTGACATCCAGGATGGAGGAGCCGATGAAATAGAACTGATCCGACAGGCTGATTTGATACTGCAGGGGCGGCCGGTTGGCCTCACATGGCCTGCGATGCCGGTAGCGGAGGGGTTTTCTTTCCTGAAAGGGCTGTTCAGATTGGTGCGCGTCTTGGCAAATAGCCCTTCTGCTGCGGGAAAACAATTCTTGGCTGCTGTTGATGTAGACAGCGCTTCGCTTACTACGTCACTTGATGTTGGGTTGAAGTTGGAGTGCCTGAGTAGCTCGGAGCGATCGCACTTTTTGTCTGCAGTGAGCCGGATCCTGTTGGCCGGCGCTGATCGCTTCCGGACAGCGGCTGAAAACGCTCAATTATGCCCTTCAATTCGTGACGCAGTAGTTAGTTCTGACGAACCCTATCTAGCACAACTTTTGCCGCAGCGACCGCGTCGTGGTTATGTCAGAACTCTCCCCGCATTGTGCCCAAGTCCCAAGTCCCCACGCTCAGTGTTGAAAGCCTGGTTGCGCTTCAAGAGAAAAATGCTTCGTACGGAGGGGCGCTTGTGA
- a CDS encoding TniB family NTP-binding protein, with product MSNYPHLLQEFKPIMDLSDAERLAFIKSRWIDYELSENLFEQLYAKLCGHRDVPDFFIVGESRMGKSSLVNRFIAVHGDEYVNEDGCRVRPIIKVEVSKPSLRMFYCSILNCSHSPFNPDASEMKLRYKVESLLTTGQTKMLIIDEIQTIANGTSRQVADFMNEIKCLTNTLKLAVVGVGMPSANKLLMLERQYAARFVTVELPVWAPSLGFRQLLKGFESWLPLKQPSNLASKEIAALILKRSQGITGYVEEILFHSARKAIETGKEKIDLELLEKYQWSPDASGMRKYVQ from the coding sequence ATGAGTAATTACCCTCATCTGCTGCAGGAGTTCAAGCCGATCATGGATCTCTCTGACGCGGAGCGCCTGGCCTTCATCAAGTCCCGATGGATCGATTATGAGCTGTCAGAAAATTTGTTTGAGCAGTTGTACGCCAAGCTCTGTGGCCATCGAGACGTGCCGGACTTCTTTATCGTCGGCGAGTCCCGGATGGGCAAATCATCCTTGGTGAACAGGTTCATCGCCGTGCATGGAGATGAATACGTGAACGAGGACGGTTGCAGGGTTCGGCCGATCATCAAGGTCGAAGTCAGTAAGCCAAGTCTGCGAATGTTCTATTGCTCGATCCTCAACTGCTCGCACTCACCATTTAATCCCGATGCCAGTGAGATGAAGCTGCGCTACAAGGTGGAGAGTCTTCTCACCACAGGTCAAACCAAGATGCTCATCATCGATGAAATCCAAACCATTGCAAATGGGACGTCACGGCAAGTTGCCGACTTCATGAATGAGATCAAGTGTTTGACAAATACCTTGAAACTGGCGGTTGTGGGCGTCGGCATGCCCAGCGCCAACAAGTTGCTCATGCTTGAACGCCAATACGCCGCTCGGTTTGTAACAGTTGAGCTTCCTGTATGGGCACCTTCTCTGGGCTTCAGACAACTGCTGAAGGGTTTTGAATCTTGGCTGCCGCTTAAGCAACCCTCCAATCTTGCGAGCAAGGAGATTGCGGCGCTGATTCTTAAACGAAGCCAAGGTATTACGGGCTACGTGGAAGAGATCCTTTTTCACAGTGCTCGCAAGGCAATCGAAACGGGCAAGGAAAAGATCGATTTAGAACTGTTGGAGAAGTACCAATGGTCTCCCGATGCTTCTGGCATGAGGAAGTACGTCCAGTAG